A genomic window from Hyla sarda isolate aHylSar1 chromosome 10, aHylSar1.hap1, whole genome shotgun sequence includes:
- the PLEKHA4 gene encoding pleckstrin homology domain-containing family A member 4 isoform X3, translated as MTEEMERPRSGLSMASSITTTASVSQGSRPSTRSVKRVHTFGKREYSIKRDPNSPVVIRGWLYKQDSAGLRLWKRRWFVLSDFCLFYYRDSREETVLGSILLPSYEILPANPREVKNRRFCFKAEHPGMRTYYFGADTQEDMNAWIRAMNQSALVVGDNKNKNSHGHNLTPQDELYASYEDFSHSEINTAGDDGKSAESLEIAHLSETRSQDGSSRDSLPDQDRNGDMEKDRLFSGLRESLTDAMQHYTTVSQNGSVPPPTPESSVKHVEFTYNRHEVESKMSAEGKDSIPEDEEWVPFHKCPSVPYQDKSPPRHPPKGFECPHDEYSSPHSRSAPSSPAIIPSHVYRADISERNWNLKDEKFMAQSELLEAQDARKMSPLSCSPSRTSPERVEYVVQRIIKASRSQSLPPTPSEVSRHRMIKRSPPPNLKYGSPLPCEKSPHRPETLLPVGSLTKRDMPLTPSLTPKVQTQQHKTASNEDVFVAVTGSPSLGRITVRSNTPIGRVDIVPSEDRVSNSTTIRHGEERPGDYFVTSSRTRSHIVKSVSRPQTPSDRYDVLPSDDTFSASTMPKGPNRYTRRSQPSGAEDERLDGCGVNLPPRVHGYPTGRMQIRPNAQSERIIVEEYSADLSLTPSLRRHRGQGPRYSERSLLPPAVCSGRGLGNTPRHLSKMGSMSYSHLPPLPPGSNRPHLPAGKRMSLSAVPTGTTQYRDRAPYPARIAENSIDVLLTKMCGQDKLLAGIEEESAHLRAEKEKLEDALQVTHQHLDEFQGQEQVIDNIWYQQRLLQDDLVYVRARLCDLSLDRDRAWEEYRMLENELHNVRESLERVSQIGHPQDQAAAQRDLWMINDIISGLRFNRNNFHIIPDPARHPAMMMPPSPASDTQPTFQRSFLYHQSGLNPIVQEKSLSELDAVPPRPPLPKDHPTSSTELGGQTKGLVSEQKEQDRLSEQPDSTAAPQSPTDAALPKDVVNIRPAQSSCPVPIPSGHKMSLEPKASPPNVPEMGTVRKQRMSAEEQMERMRRHQEAQIHEKPKPGVTAQRQNSQRSTAGPIGGRLRSSSSDSSTSSQALDKTSAEQRKPTLVRVTASFYPSNTSAPLHGKTGNHVKKPSPDTMPEDPTYSVVMEPQTENVTSVTSHEISPMVKPRSDEETTVSVKKPEEAEAKSNPGDRLKTTVYSTSPHEGYNISIEEERERIVNLSYTLASEASQRSKIFTATALADDCDTNSDISTSDEVYPWDFLKDSHSSEQREVRDHCQNTSLQNENTYTKKDEHRCSPGPHQHCYEEASSADMTKDRFSNRHSDNLHYENWPAHKQGESRDHGSVTKQDGSALPKCNGQVASYDFLIEDLHYNPLSMGKVADFCKEEREPIRITLLQSSF; from the exons ATGACTGAAGAAATGGAGCGTCCCAGGAGTGGGCTTAGCATGGCCAGCAGCATCACCACAACGGCCTCTGTCAGCCAAGGGTCAAGG CCGTCAACCAGATCGGTAAAGAGAGTGCACACCTTTGGAAAAAGAGAATATTCTATTAAGAGGGACCCAAACTCTCCTGTGGTGATTAGAGGCTGGCTTTATAAACAG GACAGTGCAGGCTTACGTCTGTGGAAGAGGAGGTGGTTTGTGCTGTCAGACTTCTGCTTGTTTTATTATAGAG ACAGCAGAGAGGAAACTGTACTCGGCAGTATTTTGTTACCAAGCTATGAAATCTTGCCAGCTAACCCAAGAGAAGTAAAGAACAGAAGATTCTGCTTTAAG GCAGAACACCCTGGCATGAGGACTTATTACTTTGGAGCCGACACTCAGGAAGACATGAATGCCTGGATCCGTGCCATGAATCAATCTGCTCTGGTCGTTGGTGACAACAAAAACAA GAATAGCCATGGTCATAACTTGACCCCACAGGATGAGCTGTATGCCAGCTATGAGGATTTCTCCCACTCTGAAATAAATACGGCTGGAGATGATGGAAAAAGTGCAGAATCTTTGGAGATTGCCCATCTGTCTGAAACCAGATCACAAGATGGGAGCTCCAGAGACAGCCTTCCAGACCAGGACAGAAATGGAGACATGGAGAAAGATCGCTTGTTCAGTGGGCTGAGGGAGTCTTTAACAGATGCTATGCAACACTATACTACAGTATCCCAGAACGGTTCTGTCCCTCCACCCACACCAGAAAGCAGTGTAAAGCATGTGGAATTCACTTACAACAGACATGAAGTGGAATCAAAGATGTCTGCGGAGGGAAAGGACTCCATTCCTGAGGATGAAGAGTGGGTGCCTTTTCATAAGTGTCCGTCAGT GCCTTACCAAGACAAGAGTCCTCCTAGACATCCACCAAAGGGCTTTGAATGCCCACACGATGAATATTCTTCTCCTCACTCCCGCTCTGCTCCCTCTTCTCCTGCCATCATCCCTTCTCATGTATATAGAGCCGACATTTCAGAGAGGAACTGGAACTTAAAAGATGAAAAATTCATGGCCCAGTCTGAGCTACTCGAAGCACAAGATGCTAGAAAAATGTCCCCACTTTCTTGTTCTCCATCAAGGACCTCACCAGAAAGAGTGGAGTACGTAGTTCAGAGGATAATTAAGGCCTCAAGATCACAGTCTCTTCCACCTACACCTTCAGAAGTTTCTAGACACAGGATGATAAAGAGAAGTCCTCCTCCTAACTTGAAGTATGGAAGCCCATTGCCTTGTGAAAAATCTCCCCACCGTCCAGAGACCTTATTACCTGTTGGAAGTCTAACAAAACGAGACATGCCCCTTACACCAAGTCTCACTCCAAAAGTACAAACCCAGCAGCATAAAACTGCTTCCAATGAGGATGTGTTTGTGGCGGTGACTGGATCTCCATCACTAGGAAGAATTACTGTTCGGTCCAATACACCAATTGGGCGGGTAGATATCGTTCCTTCAGAAGACAGAGTTTCTAATTCGACCACTATCAGACATGGTGAAGAAAGACCAGGAGACTATTTTGTAACCAGCTCTAGAACCCGAAGTCACATTGTGAAGTCTGTATcaaggcctcagactccatcaGATAGGTACGATGTTTTGCCATCTGATGATACCTTCTCTGCATCTACAATGCCAAAGGGTCCTAATCGGTATACTAGAAGATCACAACCTTCGGGGGCAGAAGATGAAAGGCTGGATGGTTGTGGAGTTAATTTACCTCCTAGAGTTCATGGATATCCCACCGGTAGGATGCAGATCAGACCAAACGCTCAATCAGAGAGGATCATAGTAGAAGAATACTCTGCAGACCTTTCGTTGACTCCATCACTAAGACGACATAGGGGTCAAGGACCAAGG TATTCGGAGAGGTCACTTCTCCCCCCTGCTGTATGTTCCGGCCGAGGTCTTGGCAACACACCGAGGCACCTGTCAAAGATG GGCTCGATGAGTTATTCACACCTACCACCTTTGCCTCCTGGTTCCAATCGTCCCCATCTACCAGCTGGAAAGAGGATGTCATTGAGTGCTGTG CCAACTGGAACTACACAGTATCGAGACCGGGCACCATATCCAGCTCGCATTGCAGAGAATAGTATTGAT GTTTTACTGACAAAGATGTGTGGTCAGGATAAACTACTTGCTGGAATTGAGGAGGAATCTGCTCATCTCCGAGCTGAAAAG GAAAAGTTGGAAGACGCGCTTCAGGTAACCCATCAACACCTTGATGAGTTCCAGGGTCAGGAACAAGTGATTGACAATATCTGGTACCAGCAGAGGCTCCTGCAGGATGACCTGGTGTACGTGCGGGCCAGGCTGTGTGATCTCTCTTTG GACAGAGACAGAGCATGGGAAGAATATCGTATGCTGGAGAATGAGCTGCACAATGTGAGGGAGTCTCTGGAACGTGTCAGTCAAATAGGACACCCACAG GACCAGGCAGCAGCTCAGAGAGATCTCTGGATGATTAATGACATCATATCTGGCCTTAGATTTAACAGAAACAACTTTCACATCATTCCTGATCCTGCAAGACATCCTG CAATGATGATGCCACCCTCACCTGCCAGTGACACACAGCCAACCTTCCAGAGGAGTTTTCTTTACCATCAGTCTGGACTTAATCCGATTGTCCAAGAGAAATCCCTCAGT gagttagACGCTGTCCCTCCTAGACCACCTCTACCCAAAGATCATCCAACTTCTAGCACTGAGCTTGGAGGACAAACTAAAGGGCTGGTTAGTGAACAG AAAGAACAAGATAGATTATCTGAGCAGCCAGACAGCACAGCGGCCCCACAGTCACCCACTG atGCTGCTTTGCCTAAGGATGTAGTAAATATTCGACCAGCTCAGTCTTCCTGCCCAGTACCCATACCTTCAGGTCACAAGATGTCTCTAGAACCAAAG GCATCACCTCCCAATGTGCCAGAGATGGGAACTGTACGGAAGCAAAGGATGAGTGCTGAGGAGCAGATGGAGCGCATGCGTAGGCATCAGGAGGCTCAGATTCATGAGAAACCTAAGCCTGGTGTTACAGCACAACGTCAGAACTCCCAGAGGTCTACAGCAGGTCCAATAGGGGGCAGG CTGAGATCCTCTTCTTCGGATTCTTCCACAAGCTCTCAGGCACTGGATAAAACCTCTGCAGAACAGAGAAAACCAACACTGGTGAGGGTCACTGCTTCCTTCTACCCCAGCAATACATCTGCACCACTGCACGGAAAGACTGGAAACCATGTGAAAAAGCCCTCACCTGATACAATGCCTGAGGACCCTACATACAGTGTTGTCATGGAGCCACAGACCGAAAATGTTACCTCCGTAACAAGTCATGAGATCTCTCCGATGGTAAAG CCCAGATCAGATGAGGAAACCACAGTGTCTGTGAAAAAGCCTGAAGAAGCGGAAGCCAAGTCAAACCCTGGGGACAGACTCAAAACCACTGTATATAGTACCAG CCCTCATGAAGGTTACAACATCTCAATAGAAGAGGAGAGGGAACGAATCGTCAACCTGTCCTATACCCTTGCATCAGAAGCTTCGCAACGCAGCAAAATATTTACAG CCACAGCTTTAGCCGATGACTGTGATACAAACAGTGACATCTCCACATCCGATGAAGTGTATCCGTGGGACTTTCTGAAAGATTCTCACAGCAGCGAACAGCGTGAAGTCAGAGACCATTGCCAAAACACTTCACTTCAGAATGAAAACACCTATACAAAGAAAGATGAGCACCGTTGTTCCCCTGGGCCCCACCAGCATTGTTATGAAGAAGCCTCTAGTGCCGACATGACCAAAGACCGGTTCAGCAATCGGCATTCAGACAATTTACATTATGAGAACTGGCCAGCACACAAGCAGGGAGAGAGCAGAGATCATGGATCAGTCACAAAACAAGATGGCTCTGCTTTACCCAAGTGTAATGGACAGGTGGCAAGTTATGATTTCCTCATAGAGGACTTGCATTATAACCCACTGAGTATGGGCAAAGTCGCTGACTTCTGCAAGGAAGAGAGGGAGCCCATCCGGATCACACTCCTTCAGTCCAGCTTCTAG
- the PLEKHA4 gene encoding pleckstrin homology domain-containing family A member 4 isoform X4: MTEEMERPRSGLSMASSITTTASVSQGSRPSTRSVKRVHTFGKREYSIKRDPNSPVVIRGWLYKQDSAGLRLWKRRWFVLSDFCLFYYRDSREETVLGSILLPSYEILPANPREVKNRRFCFKAEHPGMRTYYFGADTQEDMNAWIRAMNQSALVVGDNKNKNSHGHNLTPQDELYASYEDFSHSEINTAGDDGKSAESLEIAHLSETRSQDGSSRDSLPDQDRNGDMEKDRLFSGLRESLTDAMQHYTTVSQNGSVPPPTPESSVKHVEFTYNRHEVESKMSAEGKDSIPEDEEWVPFHKCPSVPYQDKSPPRHPPKGFECPHDEYSSPHSRSAPSSPAIIPSHVYRADISERNWNLKDEKFMAQSELLEAQDARKMSPLSCSPSRTSPERVEYVVQRIIKASRSQSLPPTPSEVSRHRMIKRSPPPNLKYGSPLPCEKSPHRPETLLPVGSLTKRDMPLTPSLTPKVQTQQHKTASNEDVFVAVTGSPSLGRITVRSNTPIGRVDIVPSEDRVSNSTTIRHGEERPGDYFVTSSRTRSHIVKSVSRPQTPSDRYDVLPSDDTFSASTMPKGPNRYTRRSQPSGAEDERLDGCGVNLPPRVHGYPTGRMQIRPNAQSERIIVEEYSADLSLTPSLRRHRGQGPRYSERSLLPPAVCSGRGLGNTPRHLSKMGSMSYSHLPPLPPGSNRPHLPAGKRMSLSAVPTGTTQYRDRAPYPARIAENSIDVLLTKMCGQDKLLAGIEEESAHLRAEKEKLEDALQVTHQHLDEFQGQEQVIDNIWYQQRLLQDDLVYVRARLCDLSLDRDRAWEEYRMLENELHNVRESLERVSQIGHPQDQAAAQRDLWMINDIISGLRFNRNNFHIIPDPARHPAMMMPPSPASDTQPTFQRSFLYHQSGLNPIVQEKSLSELDAVPPRPPLPKDHPTSSTELGGQTKGLVSEQKEQDRLSEQPDSTAAPQSPTDAALPKDVVNIRPAQSSCPVPIPSGHKMSLEPKASPPNVPEMGTVRKQRMSAEEQMERMRRHQEAQIHEKPKPGVTAQRQNSQRSTAGPIGGRLRSSSSDSSTSSQALDKTSAEQRKPTLVRVTASFYPSNTSAPLHGKTGNHVKKPSPDTMPEDPTYSVVMEPQTENVTSVTSHEISPMPRSDEETTVSVKKPEEAEAKSNPGDRLKTTVYSTSPHEGYNISIEEERERIVNLSYTLASEASQRSKIFTATALADDCDTNSDISTSDEVYPWDFLKDSHSSEQREVRDHCQNTSLQNENTYTKKDEHRCSPGPHQHCYEEASSADMTKDRFSNRHSDNLHYENWPAHKQGESRDHGSVTKQDGSALPKCNGQVASYDFLIEDLHYNPLSMGKVADFCKEEREPIRITLLQSSF, translated from the exons ATGACTGAAGAAATGGAGCGTCCCAGGAGTGGGCTTAGCATGGCCAGCAGCATCACCACAACGGCCTCTGTCAGCCAAGGGTCAAGG CCGTCAACCAGATCGGTAAAGAGAGTGCACACCTTTGGAAAAAGAGAATATTCTATTAAGAGGGACCCAAACTCTCCTGTGGTGATTAGAGGCTGGCTTTATAAACAG GACAGTGCAGGCTTACGTCTGTGGAAGAGGAGGTGGTTTGTGCTGTCAGACTTCTGCTTGTTTTATTATAGAG ACAGCAGAGAGGAAACTGTACTCGGCAGTATTTTGTTACCAAGCTATGAAATCTTGCCAGCTAACCCAAGAGAAGTAAAGAACAGAAGATTCTGCTTTAAG GCAGAACACCCTGGCATGAGGACTTATTACTTTGGAGCCGACACTCAGGAAGACATGAATGCCTGGATCCGTGCCATGAATCAATCTGCTCTGGTCGTTGGTGACAACAAAAACAA GAATAGCCATGGTCATAACTTGACCCCACAGGATGAGCTGTATGCCAGCTATGAGGATTTCTCCCACTCTGAAATAAATACGGCTGGAGATGATGGAAAAAGTGCAGAATCTTTGGAGATTGCCCATCTGTCTGAAACCAGATCACAAGATGGGAGCTCCAGAGACAGCCTTCCAGACCAGGACAGAAATGGAGACATGGAGAAAGATCGCTTGTTCAGTGGGCTGAGGGAGTCTTTAACAGATGCTATGCAACACTATACTACAGTATCCCAGAACGGTTCTGTCCCTCCACCCACACCAGAAAGCAGTGTAAAGCATGTGGAATTCACTTACAACAGACATGAAGTGGAATCAAAGATGTCTGCGGAGGGAAAGGACTCCATTCCTGAGGATGAAGAGTGGGTGCCTTTTCATAAGTGTCCGTCAGT GCCTTACCAAGACAAGAGTCCTCCTAGACATCCACCAAAGGGCTTTGAATGCCCACACGATGAATATTCTTCTCCTCACTCCCGCTCTGCTCCCTCTTCTCCTGCCATCATCCCTTCTCATGTATATAGAGCCGACATTTCAGAGAGGAACTGGAACTTAAAAGATGAAAAATTCATGGCCCAGTCTGAGCTACTCGAAGCACAAGATGCTAGAAAAATGTCCCCACTTTCTTGTTCTCCATCAAGGACCTCACCAGAAAGAGTGGAGTACGTAGTTCAGAGGATAATTAAGGCCTCAAGATCACAGTCTCTTCCACCTACACCTTCAGAAGTTTCTAGACACAGGATGATAAAGAGAAGTCCTCCTCCTAACTTGAAGTATGGAAGCCCATTGCCTTGTGAAAAATCTCCCCACCGTCCAGAGACCTTATTACCTGTTGGAAGTCTAACAAAACGAGACATGCCCCTTACACCAAGTCTCACTCCAAAAGTACAAACCCAGCAGCATAAAACTGCTTCCAATGAGGATGTGTTTGTGGCGGTGACTGGATCTCCATCACTAGGAAGAATTACTGTTCGGTCCAATACACCAATTGGGCGGGTAGATATCGTTCCTTCAGAAGACAGAGTTTCTAATTCGACCACTATCAGACATGGTGAAGAAAGACCAGGAGACTATTTTGTAACCAGCTCTAGAACCCGAAGTCACATTGTGAAGTCTGTATcaaggcctcagactccatcaGATAGGTACGATGTTTTGCCATCTGATGATACCTTCTCTGCATCTACAATGCCAAAGGGTCCTAATCGGTATACTAGAAGATCACAACCTTCGGGGGCAGAAGATGAAAGGCTGGATGGTTGTGGAGTTAATTTACCTCCTAGAGTTCATGGATATCCCACCGGTAGGATGCAGATCAGACCAAACGCTCAATCAGAGAGGATCATAGTAGAAGAATACTCTGCAGACCTTTCGTTGACTCCATCACTAAGACGACATAGGGGTCAAGGACCAAGG TATTCGGAGAGGTCACTTCTCCCCCCTGCTGTATGTTCCGGCCGAGGTCTTGGCAACACACCGAGGCACCTGTCAAAGATG GGCTCGATGAGTTATTCACACCTACCACCTTTGCCTCCTGGTTCCAATCGTCCCCATCTACCAGCTGGAAAGAGGATGTCATTGAGTGCTGTG CCAACTGGAACTACACAGTATCGAGACCGGGCACCATATCCAGCTCGCATTGCAGAGAATAGTATTGAT GTTTTACTGACAAAGATGTGTGGTCAGGATAAACTACTTGCTGGAATTGAGGAGGAATCTGCTCATCTCCGAGCTGAAAAG GAAAAGTTGGAAGACGCGCTTCAGGTAACCCATCAACACCTTGATGAGTTCCAGGGTCAGGAACAAGTGATTGACAATATCTGGTACCAGCAGAGGCTCCTGCAGGATGACCTGGTGTACGTGCGGGCCAGGCTGTGTGATCTCTCTTTG GACAGAGACAGAGCATGGGAAGAATATCGTATGCTGGAGAATGAGCTGCACAATGTGAGGGAGTCTCTGGAACGTGTCAGTCAAATAGGACACCCACAG GACCAGGCAGCAGCTCAGAGAGATCTCTGGATGATTAATGACATCATATCTGGCCTTAGATTTAACAGAAACAACTTTCACATCATTCCTGATCCTGCAAGACATCCTG CAATGATGATGCCACCCTCACCTGCCAGTGACACACAGCCAACCTTCCAGAGGAGTTTTCTTTACCATCAGTCTGGACTTAATCCGATTGTCCAAGAGAAATCCCTCAGT gagttagACGCTGTCCCTCCTAGACCACCTCTACCCAAAGATCATCCAACTTCTAGCACTGAGCTTGGAGGACAAACTAAAGGGCTGGTTAGTGAACAG AAAGAACAAGATAGATTATCTGAGCAGCCAGACAGCACAGCGGCCCCACAGTCACCCACTG atGCTGCTTTGCCTAAGGATGTAGTAAATATTCGACCAGCTCAGTCTTCCTGCCCAGTACCCATACCTTCAGGTCACAAGATGTCTCTAGAACCAAAG GCATCACCTCCCAATGTGCCAGAGATGGGAACTGTACGGAAGCAAAGGATGAGTGCTGAGGAGCAGATGGAGCGCATGCGTAGGCATCAGGAGGCTCAGATTCATGAGAAACCTAAGCCTGGTGTTACAGCACAACGTCAGAACTCCCAGAGGTCTACAGCAGGTCCAATAGGGGGCAGG CTGAGATCCTCTTCTTCGGATTCTTCCACAAGCTCTCAGGCACTGGATAAAACCTCTGCAGAACAGAGAAAACCAACACTGGTGAGGGTCACTGCTTCCTTCTACCCCAGCAATACATCTGCACCACTGCACGGAAAGACTGGAAACCATGTGAAAAAGCCCTCACCTGATACAATGCCTGAGGACCCTACATACAGTGTTGTCATGGAGCCACAGACCGAAAATGTTACCTCCGTAACAAGTCATGAGATCTCTCCGATG CCCAGATCAGATGAGGAAACCACAGTGTCTGTGAAAAAGCCTGAAGAAGCGGAAGCCAAGTCAAACCCTGGGGACAGACTCAAAACCACTGTATATAGTACCAG CCCTCATGAAGGTTACAACATCTCAATAGAAGAGGAGAGGGAACGAATCGTCAACCTGTCCTATACCCTTGCATCAGAAGCTTCGCAACGCAGCAAAATATTTACAG CCACAGCTTTAGCCGATGACTGTGATACAAACAGTGACATCTCCACATCCGATGAAGTGTATCCGTGGGACTTTCTGAAAGATTCTCACAGCAGCGAACAGCGTGAAGTCAGAGACCATTGCCAAAACACTTCACTTCAGAATGAAAACACCTATACAAAGAAAGATGAGCACCGTTGTTCCCCTGGGCCCCACCAGCATTGTTATGAAGAAGCCTCTAGTGCCGACATGACCAAAGACCGGTTCAGCAATCGGCATTCAGACAATTTACATTATGAGAACTGGCCAGCACACAAGCAGGGAGAGAGCAGAGATCATGGATCAGTCACAAAACAAGATGGCTCTGCTTTACCCAAGTGTAATGGACAGGTGGCAAGTTATGATTTCCTCATAGAGGACTTGCATTATAACCCACTGAGTATGGGCAAAGTCGCTGACTTCTGCAAGGAAGAGAGGGAGCCCATCCGGATCACACTCCTTCAGTCCAGCTTCTAG